A single window of Longimicrobiales bacterium DNA harbors:
- the typA gene encoding translational GTPase TypA, with amino-acid sequence MIRNVAIIAHVDHGKTTLVDKMLRQAGAFRENQVVEDRVMDSNPLERERGITILSKNTSIHWREHKINVVDTPGHADFGGEVERILRMVNGVLILVDAFDGPMPQTRFVTRKALSLGLQPIVVINKIDRDGADPERVHDEVLELFMELEADEAQLDAPFLYAAAREGYAIKNLDDPRENLTPLFEAILETVPAPPSDAEAPFQMLVSTIDHSPYLGRLAIGRIERGTVKVGDPILLLAHRNDDVIGFAPDEGDRQGRVSKLFAFEGLQRVEVPTAGAGEIVSLAGLEGVEIGATITDLTRPDRLAGIAVEEPTISVDFIVNMSPFSGRDGKYVTSRQLRDRLYKELERNVALRVEDTDSPDTYTVSGRGELHLGILMETMRREGYEFAVSRPRIITKKGPDGELLEPYEEVVIDVPEAYVGVVIEVLGSRRGEMLEMRSSGQGEGSGLTRIVYRMPARGLFGYRSEFLTDTRGEGVLHHRFSGYGPWAGAIRSRDRGVMVSMADGTSVAFSLWNLQERGALFIGPGVPVYEGMIVGENARPGDLEVNVTKGKKLTNIRAAGADDAILLETPKQLTLESALEFISDDELVEVTPAAIRLRKRFLKLHERKKASRVG; translated from the coding sequence ATGATCAGAAACGTTGCGATTATAGCTCACGTCGACCACGGCAAGACGACGCTGGTGGACAAGATGCTCCGCCAGGCGGGCGCCTTCCGTGAGAACCAGGTCGTCGAGGATCGCGTGATGGACTCCAATCCCCTGGAGCGCGAGCGGGGCATCACGATTCTGTCGAAGAACACCTCGATCCACTGGCGCGAGCACAAGATCAACGTCGTGGACACGCCCGGACACGCGGATTTCGGCGGGGAGGTCGAGCGCATCCTGCGGATGGTGAACGGCGTGCTGATCCTGGTGGACGCGTTCGACGGACCGATGCCGCAGACGCGGTTCGTGACGCGCAAGGCGCTGTCGCTCGGGCTCCAGCCGATCGTGGTGATCAACAAGATCGATCGTGACGGTGCAGACCCGGAGCGTGTGCACGACGAGGTGCTGGAGCTGTTCATGGAGCTGGAGGCGGACGAAGCGCAGCTGGATGCGCCGTTCCTGTATGCCGCCGCGCGCGAGGGATATGCGATCAAGAATCTGGACGATCCACGGGAGAATCTGACGCCGCTGTTCGAGGCCATTCTGGAGACGGTGCCGGCGCCGCCGAGCGACGCGGAGGCTCCGTTCCAGATGCTCGTGTCGACGATCGACCACTCGCCGTATCTCGGCCGTCTGGCGATCGGTCGTATCGAGCGCGGTACCGTGAAGGTGGGTGATCCGATCCTGCTGCTCGCGCATCGCAACGACGACGTCATCGGCTTCGCGCCGGACGAGGGCGATCGCCAGGGGCGGGTCTCGAAGCTCTTTGCCTTCGAGGGACTCCAGCGTGTCGAAGTCCCTACGGCGGGTGCGGGGGAGATCGTGTCGCTCGCCGGGCTGGAGGGCGTGGAGATCGGTGCCACGATCACGGACCTCACGCGCCCTGACCGCCTGGCAGGCATTGCAGTCGAGGAGCCGACGATCTCCGTGGACTTCATCGTCAACATGTCGCCGTTCTCGGGCCGGGACGGGAAGTACGTCACGAGCCGGCAGCTGCGCGACCGGCTGTACAAGGAGCTGGAGCGCAATGTGGCGCTCCGTGTCGAGGACACGGATTCGCCGGACACCTACACGGTGAGCGGGCGCGGGGAGCTGCACCTCGGCATCCTGATGGAGACGATGCGGCGCGAGGGTTACGAGTTCGCCGTATCGCGTCCGCGCATCATCACGAAGAAGGGTCCCGACGGGGAGCTGCTGGAACCGTACGAGGAAGTGGTGATCGACGTGCCGGAGGCCTATGTCGGCGTCGTCATCGAGGTGCTCGGCAGCCGGCGCGGCGAGATGCTGGAGATGCGCAGCTCCGGCCAGGGCGAGGGGTCGGGCCTCACGCGCATCGTGTACCGGATGCCCGCACGCGGCCTGTTCGGCTACCGCAGCGAGTTCCTCACGGACACGCGCGGTGAGGGCGTGCTGCACCACAGGTTCAGCGGGTACGGTCCCTGGGCGGGCGCGATCCGCAGCCGGGACCGCGGTGTCATGGTGAGCATGGCCGATGGCACGAGCGTAGCCTTCTCGCTGTGGAATCTGCAGGAGCGTGGCGCACTGTTCATCGGGCCGGGTGTGCCGGTGTACGAAGGGATGATCGTGGGCGAGAACGCCCGCCCCGGCGACCTCGAAGTCAATGTCACGAAGGGCAAGAAGCTCACGAACATCCGCGCCGCCGGCGCCGATGACGCGATCCTGCTCGAGACACCCAAGCAGCTCACGCTCGAGAGCGCCCTGGAGTTCATCAGCGATGACGAGCTCGTGGAGGTCACGCCCGCGGCGATCCGCCTGCGCAAGCGATTCCTCAAGCTGCATGAGAGGAAGAAGGCTTCGAGAGTCGGCTAG